A genomic segment from Archangium lipolyticum encodes:
- a CDS encoding polyprenyl synthetase family protein — protein MGPTPFIAAQPMPAPSVEQAWLKLVQAQVQGSLVELLELPDEAGLDIRWTEALGHVREFVLRPSRRLRPALLLAGYCLARGSAAAPAGLWRFAAGLELLHTCQVIHDDVTEEAVLRRGGLAMHFLLAPGRIGQDLAVVVGDHLFARALETMLSASLPGAAQATQYCLRLCRYTAVGQYAALERGGVSPADTSVRQALRAVRLKTMRQGFCSPLVGGAMLAGADDALRLRLARVGCDVALAWQLREELIGLFGDGRGSGRGTSCDFTLGRRTFPLVAACSRASPEVRRELVALWALPPEAKDDAALARARRLVEEAGGRVATERLVARASRGAVRALAALPNPNGLRDLLQALVGQLTHRME, from the coding sequence ATGGGCCCCACGCCGTTCATCGCCGCTCAGCCCATGCCCGCTCCCTCGGTGGAGCAGGCGTGGCTGAAGCTGGTGCAGGCCCAGGTGCAGGGGTCCCTGGTGGAACTGCTCGAGCTGCCCGATGAGGCCGGGTTGGACATTCGTTGGACAGAAGCCCTTGGCCACGTCCGCGAGTTCGTGTTGCGCCCCTCGCGGCGGCTGCGTCCGGCGTTGCTGCTGGCCGGCTACTGCCTGGCACGGGGCTCGGCGGCGGCACCGGCGGGGCTGTGGCGCTTCGCGGCGGGGCTGGAGCTGCTGCACACCTGCCAGGTCATCCACGACGACGTGACGGAGGAGGCGGTGCTGCGGCGCGGAGGCCTGGCCATGCACTTCCTGCTGGCTCCGGGCCGCATCGGGCAGGATCTGGCGGTGGTGGTGGGGGATCATCTCTTCGCCCGCGCGCTGGAGACGATGCTGAGCGCGTCGCTGCCGGGCGCGGCGCAGGCCACGCAGTACTGCCTGCGCCTGTGCCGCTACACGGCGGTGGGGCAGTACGCGGCCCTGGAGCGCGGAGGCGTGTCGCCGGCCGACACGAGCGTGCGTCAGGCCCTGCGCGCGGTGCGCCTGAAGACGATGCGACAGGGCTTCTGCTCTCCGCTGGTGGGCGGGGCGATGCTGGCCGGCGCGGACGATGCGCTGCGGCTGCGGCTGGCGCGCGTGGGTTGCGACGTGGCGCTGGCCTGGCAGTTGCGAGAGGAGCTGATCGGCCTCTTCGGAGATGGTCGTGGCTCCGGCCGGGGCACGTCCTGCGACTTCACCCTGGGCCGGCGTACATTCCCGCTGGTGGCGGCCTGCTCGCGGGCCAGCCCGGAGGTTCGCCGGGAACTGGTGGCGCTGTGGGCGCTGCCCCCCGAGGCCAAGGATGACGCGGCGCTCGCGCGGGCGCGCCGGTTGGTGGAGGAGGCCGGGGGCCGGGTGGCCACGGAGCGCCTGGTGGCACGGGCCTCACGTGGCGCGGTGCGGGCGCTCGCGGCGCTGCCCAACCCCAATGGCCTGAGGGATTTGCTGCAGGCGCTCGTCGGCCAGTTGACCCACCGGATGGAATGA
- a CDS encoding phytoene desaturase family protein: MSSGKRQAVVVGAGVGGLAAAARLAHQGFDVHLFEKTDGPGGRCNRLQVDGFTWDIGPTIVLMPEVFQETFAALGRRLEDYLTLLRCDPNYRIHYRDGSAITFTSELCTMGQELERIEPGSYARYLAFLAQGRTQYRTSLDHLVGRNYSGISDYFAPSVLKKIFQVRAHRRMYADVSRFFQDERLRAAMTFQTMYLGVSPFASPAVYGLLPFTELGVGVWFPKGGLYAIPLALEKVAREEGVRLHYGTPVKRILTEGSRATGVELESGEVVKADVVLCNADLPYAYEKLLDPGVTRLKRAEKLRFTSSGYMLYLGLRRRYDGLHHHNVVFGHDYKGSFEDLFERFRVPEDPSFYVNAPAHTDPSLAPPGKDALYVLVPVPHQHPGLDWKVEGPKVRAKVLRRLAELGYPELERDIEVERVFTPDDWAFTFNLARGSAFGLAQNFMQIGPFRPSNQDARVRNLFFVGASTQPGTGLPTVLISARLVVERILAWSGVTDVVKEPRGAGRGAIEEAA, translated from the coding sequence GTGAGCAGCGGCAAGCGACAGGCGGTGGTGGTGGGCGCGGGAGTGGGGGGACTCGCCGCGGCGGCGCGGCTGGCCCACCAGGGGTTCGACGTCCACCTCTTCGAGAAGACGGACGGCCCCGGTGGCCGCTGCAACCGGCTCCAGGTGGACGGCTTCACCTGGGACATCGGTCCCACCATCGTGCTCATGCCCGAGGTGTTCCAGGAGACGTTCGCCGCGCTCGGCCGGCGCCTGGAGGACTACCTCACGCTGCTGCGGTGCGATCCCAACTACCGCATCCACTACCGCGACGGCTCGGCCATCACCTTCACCTCCGAGCTGTGCACCATGGGGCAGGAGCTGGAGCGGATAGAGCCGGGCAGCTACGCGCGCTACCTCGCCTTCCTCGCGCAGGGCCGCACCCAGTACCGCACCAGCCTGGACCACCTGGTGGGCCGCAACTATTCGGGCATCAGCGACTACTTCGCGCCCTCGGTGCTCAAGAAGATCTTCCAGGTGCGCGCCCACCGCCGCATGTACGCGGACGTCAGCCGCTTCTTCCAGGACGAGCGGCTGCGCGCGGCGATGACCTTCCAGACGATGTACCTCGGGGTGTCGCCCTTCGCGTCGCCCGCGGTGTACGGGCTGTTGCCCTTCACCGAGCTGGGGGTGGGCGTGTGGTTCCCCAAGGGCGGGCTCTACGCCATTCCGCTCGCGCTGGAGAAGGTGGCGCGCGAGGAGGGCGTGCGGCTGCACTACGGCACGCCGGTGAAGCGCATCCTCACCGAGGGCTCGCGCGCCACGGGCGTGGAGCTCGAGAGCGGCGAGGTGGTGAAGGCGGACGTGGTGCTCTGTAATGCGGATCTCCCCTACGCGTACGAGAAGCTGTTGGATCCGGGCGTCACCCGGCTCAAGCGCGCGGAGAAGCTGCGCTTCACCTCCAGTGGCTACATGCTCTACCTGGGACTTCGCCGGCGCTATGACGGGTTGCACCACCACAACGTCGTTTTCGGCCACGACTACAAGGGCTCGTTCGAGGACCTCTTCGAGCGCTTCCGCGTGCCCGAGGATCCGAGCTTCTACGTGAATGCTCCGGCGCATACGGATCCGAGCCTGGCGCCTCCGGGCAAGGATGCCCTGTACGTCCTGGTGCCGGTGCCCCATCAGCACCCGGGCCTGGACTGGAAGGTGGAGGGCCCGAAGGTGCGCGCGAAGGTGCTGCGGCGCCTGGCGGAGCTGGGCTACCCGGAGCTGGAGCGGGACATCGAGGTGGAGCGTGTGTTCACGCCCGACGACTGGGCCTTCACCTTCAACCTGGCCCGGGGGAGCGCGTTCGGGCTGGCTCAAAACTTTATGCAGATTGGCCCCTTCCGACCCTCCAACCAGGATGCGCGGGTGCGGAACCTGTTCTTCGTGGGGGCCTCCACCCAGCCGGGGACCGGACTTCCCACGGTGCTCATCTCCGCGAGGCTGGTGGTGGAGCGTATCCTGGCCTGGTCGGGTGTGACGGATGTGGTGAAGGAGCCCCGGGGAGCCGGGCGCGGAGCAATCGAGGAGGCGGCATGA
- a CDS encoding phytoene/squalene synthase family protein: MKAHDNTLVARGYEMAERVTRNHAKSFFFASFMLFGMRRKAAFALYAYCRRLDDMVDVADGADHGAVPEGLGERLVRARRAVAELFLETPELADPRMPPPATRASGGEGPWDAAELAALVDCIRRFRVPEQPMQDLISGMEMDLTKRRYDSWAELDLYCYRVAGVVGLMMAPMLGCSDEWALGPAADLGRAMQLTNILRDVKEDLDRDRVYLPLDELAAFELTVDDLRRGVVDDRWRGFMRFQIERARAYYARAAAGIPALTGFGCQRMVKLMGSIYGDILRVIEQNDYDVFKGRLSVPGSRKLALATSILVRPSSVLPAPPTPEVKVPLLPTGITPGVSP, translated from the coding sequence ATGAAGGCGCATGACAACACCCTGGTGGCACGTGGTTACGAGATGGCGGAGCGCGTGACTCGCAATCACGCCAAGAGCTTCTTCTTCGCCTCGTTCATGCTCTTCGGCATGCGGCGCAAGGCGGCCTTCGCGCTCTACGCGTACTGCCGGCGGCTGGATGACATGGTGGACGTGGCGGACGGGGCGGACCACGGCGCGGTGCCCGAGGGGTTGGGCGAGCGGCTGGTGCGCGCGCGCCGCGCGGTGGCCGAGCTCTTCCTGGAGACGCCGGAGCTGGCCGATCCACGCATGCCGCCGCCCGCCACGCGTGCCAGCGGTGGCGAGGGCCCGTGGGATGCGGCGGAGCTGGCCGCGCTGGTGGACTGCATCCGCCGCTTCCGCGTCCCCGAGCAGCCCATGCAGGACCTCATCTCCGGCATGGAGATGGACCTGACGAAGCGCCGCTACGACAGCTGGGCGGAGCTGGACCTGTACTGCTACCGGGTGGCGGGCGTGGTGGGGCTGATGATGGCGCCGATGCTGGGCTGCTCGGACGAGTGGGCGCTCGGGCCGGCGGCGGATCTGGGCCGCGCCATGCAGCTCACCAACATCCTCCGGGACGTGAAGGAGGACCTGGACCGCGACCGCGTCTACCTGCCGCTGGACGAGCTGGCCGCCTTCGAGCTGACGGTGGACGACCTGCGCCGGGGCGTGGTGGACGACCGCTGGCGCGGCTTCATGCGCTTCCAGATCGAACGGGCGCGCGCCTACTACGCGAGGGCGGCGGCGGGCATCCCCGCGCTCACCGGCTTCGGCTGCCAGCGCATGGTGAAGCTGATGGGCTCCATCTACGGGGACATCCTGCGCGTCATCGAGCAGAACGACTACGACGTCTTCAAGGGGCGGCTCTCGGTGCCGGGCTCGCGCAAGCTGGCGCTGGCCACCTCCATCCTCGTGCGGCCCTCGTCGGTGCTGCCCGCCCCACCGACTCCTGAAGTGAAGGTGCCGCTGCTGCCCACCGGCATCACCCCGGGAGTCAGTCCATGA
- a CDS encoding hydroxymethylglutaryl-CoA reductase, degradative, with protein MSDDKIQKLKVRRSSRLSGFYRQSPESRRTRLVESRWLEPEDAEACAGLGGFDEACADAMVENVIGLHGLPLGLALNFVVNGQDRLVPMSVEEPSIIAAASYAARLCAEGGGFTVTADEPITTAQVQLLDVPSLAEAETVLRTRAPELLAEANGLLGAMCARGGGARELEVRVLDATTLVVHLHVDTRDAMGANLVNGLAEKMAPRLAALTRSRAGLKILTNLADRRKVYVRTRVPAAALAFEGFPDGQAVRDAILEAHLFAELDPYRAVTHNKGVMNGVDAVLVACGNDWRAVEAGAHAYAARSGVYRPLTSWRKGPEGELEGQLVMPLATSTVGGAARTHPGVRRALKLACVKSAVDLACVAAAAGLATNLSALKALSTEGIQKGHMALHARRVAAEVGAEGELVEIVAERLARERVYRPERAREILAEEVRRKGASR; from the coding sequence ATGAGCGACGACAAGATACAGAAGCTGAAGGTGCGGCGCTCCTCGCGGCTGTCGGGCTTCTACCGTCAGTCGCCGGAGAGCCGCCGCACCCGGCTGGTGGAGTCGCGCTGGCTGGAGCCGGAGGATGCCGAGGCGTGCGCGGGCCTGGGCGGTTTCGACGAGGCCTGCGCGGACGCCATGGTGGAGAACGTCATCGGCCTGCACGGCCTGCCGCTGGGCCTGGCGCTCAACTTCGTGGTGAACGGGCAGGACCGGCTGGTGCCCATGTCGGTGGAGGAGCCCTCCATCATCGCCGCGGCCAGCTACGCCGCGCGCCTGTGCGCCGAGGGCGGCGGCTTCACCGTGACGGCGGATGAGCCCATCACCACCGCGCAGGTGCAGCTGCTGGACGTGCCCTCGCTGGCCGAGGCGGAGACGGTGCTGCGCACGCGGGCGCCCGAGCTGTTGGCCGAGGCCAATGGCCTGCTGGGGGCCATGTGCGCCCGGGGTGGAGGGGCGCGCGAGCTGGAGGTGCGCGTGCTGGACGCCACCACGCTCGTCGTCCACCTGCACGTGGACACCCGCGATGCCATGGGGGCCAACCTCGTCAACGGGCTGGCCGAGAAGATGGCACCTCGGCTCGCGGCCCTCACGCGAAGCCGGGCGGGGCTGAAGATCCTCACCAACCTGGCGGATCGCCGGAAGGTGTACGTGCGGACACGGGTTCCGGCGGCGGCGCTGGCCTTCGAGGGCTTCCCCGATGGCCAGGCGGTGCGGGATGCCATCCTGGAGGCGCACCTCTTCGCGGAGTTGGATCCGTACCGGGCCGTCACCCACAACAAGGGGGTGATGAACGGGGTGGACGCGGTGCTGGTGGCGTGCGGCAACGACTGGCGCGCGGTGGAGGCGGGAGCGCACGCGTACGCGGCCCGCTCGGGCGTGTACCGGCCACTCACGTCGTGGAGGAAGGGGCCCGAGGGCGAGCTGGAGGGGCAGCTGGTGATGCCGCTGGCCACCTCGACGGTGGGCGGAGCGGCGCGCACGCATCCGGGCGTGCGGCGGGCGCTGAAGCTGGCCTGCGTGAAGAGCGCGGTGGACCTGGCGTGCGTGGCGGCGGCGGCGGGACTGGCCACCAACCTGTCGGCCCTCAAGGCGCTGTCCACCGAGGGCATCCAGAAGGGACACATGGCGCTGCACGCGCGGCGCGTGGCGGCGGAGGTGGGGGCGGAGGGAGAGCTGGTGGAGATCGTCGCCGAGCGGCTGGCGCGCGAGCGCGTCTACCGGCCGGAGCGTGCGCGGGAGATCCTCGCCGAGGAGGTACGTCGGAAGGGGGCTTCGCGATGA